The Holophagaceae bacterium genome segment ATGATGGCGCTGCATTGAACAAAGGTCGTGCAGCATGATATCGCGCAATCAGCGAATGCCGACCGACGCCCGTGCGACGACTGATGAGGTAGGCCCTAACGTGGCCGCAGAACCGATTCTGAATTAAAGGAGAACCTGTCATATTATGACGCTCAGATAGAAAGAGACGAGACCGAGACCAAGAATGATGATCAGCAGGAACCTAAAAGGACCAATCAGAACGATCAATCTTTCAAGGTTACTCATGCCAGAACTCCGCCTTGGAACAGTGCAGCCTAACGAACAAAGTTAACCGGCCCAACCGAGAGCCGGAAATCTAAAGCATGAAGGTGGTCGCGCACGGTTGGGTCCGGGTTGAACGAGAGGTTAGGCGTCAATGTCGATTTGGCATAAGACAAAAATCAAATAATTCGGGGATCTCCATGGTCGCCTTAATATGATTTTTTTAAATCTCTTACCATTTCGATTTTTAAAGTAAGAGAGTTCTCCCTTAAGTTGATAAAGAGTCATTACATCTTCATGTCCAGTAAGCACTGTCATTGTAACGCTTCGACCAACCTTCTTTCCATTGATTTGATAGACTTGAGCATTACTGTCTTTTAGCTCACCGGAGATCGTTCCATTAGGTTTGAATTCGATGACGCCTGTTCCTTTAGGCCCAACGAGGTGTGATGTACCAAGCGATAACACAACAAACGACCAATTGTTCGATGTCTGGTTTTGTGCAATTGATTGTGGACCCGCCAATGCTAAGGTCATGCAAATTATGCTGCTGGGTAATTTTGTTGGATTCACCGCTGACGCCTAACGAACAAAGTTAACCGACCCGACCGTGAGCCGGGTGTTGAGTGGAGACGAGATATCCGAATGCCCGAAGGAGCTTGCAGCAACCCACGGTTGGGTCCGGTTGAACGAGAGGTTAGGCTGAGTACTGGACTGGTTTTGCGACATGTACCGACTCGATGAAATTTTTGACGCGACTACGGGAGAACGAATGATGGCCGACTTAAATGAAGATCGTGCCCACATGATACGACCAAAATACCAACTGACGACCGATGCCAGTGAGACGCCGGACGATGTTGGCCATGACGTGACCGCCGAAATTGGAAAGATCAAAGGAGCAGCTTTTGAAATTTGGACGCTACCAACCGCATGAATCGTATTGCCAGAGATCTGCCCGCTTGCAGCCTAACGAACAAAGTTAACCGGCCCGACCGTGAGCCGAGTGTTGAGTGGAGATGAGATATCCGAATGCCCATAGGAGCTTGCAGCAACCCACGGTTGGGTCCGGTTGAACGAGAGGTTAGGCAGAGATGGGGGCATTGGTTTTTGAACCATTGAACGAGAATACCGATCGAGCTTGACGAAACGATGCCAGAAACCCTGCCCCGTGCCTAGGAGCCGACGCGATGGCTGATGTACGGAAGAATGATCCCCTGCTTCCGAGCGGAACGGACCAATCGGGGCCTAGCGGAACCGCGGGAACCGAAACCGTGTACTGTGGCGGGCCCAATGACCATGTATGGCCAGGAGAAAGGTGCCTCGCTCCGCGATGGCCGAATGACCGCCGTTGAGCAAGAAGCTGGAACACAAAATCAATTTTGACAAAGATCCTGATCGTTGGCGCCTAACGAACAAAGTTAACCGGCCCGACCGTGAGCCGACTGTTTAAAGCATGATGGCAGCAACCCACGGTTGGGTCCGGGTTGAACGAGAGGTTAGGCCGAGGACAAATCATTGTTGGGCCTTTTGAACTCTTGACCAGATTGAGTCTGGGGTAGAGCTTTGCCAGACTCCTCGCAAAATCCGCTTGAAAGTCTCATTTCTTGCAGCTTCTCGTTCAACGGAGCTTATGAATTCAGCACCATGCATGGATAAAAGGGTTTCCAGCAGCCCAGCCCCAAGCATTGAGATCTGTTTATCTTTGAGGGTTCTGCCTGATATTTCGAGCAAGAAATCCCAAACGAGTTTTGGAGATTCTCTCACCCAATCGTCGAGTAGTTCGTCGGCGAAGAATCGACTTTCAGCTCTGCCCATTCCTGTACTTGGAAGACACAGCCAAAAATCAACCAATTGAGCAGGTGTCGGATCCATGGCGCCTAACTATGTATTGTGCGGAGGTGGAAAAGGGGGTGGTGGTTCGTATAAACCGGGAGGGGGGGCTCCGGGGAGGGAGGTGGTTGGGTACGGTGCGGTTGTGATGGGCGAACTCGGCGGGGGGCTTGACAGGCGAAAAAAAGGCGATAGATTGTGTTGTCCCTTATCTTTTGTGACTGTTGGAGCTGTCCGGAGTTTACCGCAATAGGTGAACTGCGGTGATTGGAGCGAGACCTGTGTTTGATCTGAATAGGCAGACGGGTGGAAAGCGGATGGAGACCCCTGAGCCGCAACCGCCAAGGCTCCTGGAGCAATTGCGGGAAAGCCTTCGCATCCGGCATTACAGCCTTCGGACTGAAAAAGCCTATTTCGACTGGGCGCGGCGCTACATCCTCTTCCACGGCAAGCGGCACCCCAGGGACATGGGGGCGCCGGAAGTGCAGGCCTTCCTGACCCACCTGGCGGTGGAACGGCAGGTGTCGGCTTCCACGCAGAACCAGGCCAAGGCCGCCCTGGTCTTCTTGTATCGGCATGTGTTGGACCTGGATCTGCCCTGGCTCGTCGAAGTCATCCATGCCCAGCGCCATCCGCGGCTGCCGGTGGTGCTCACGCCGAGCGAAGTGCGGGTGCTGCTGGACCAGCTGGAGGGCACCATGGCCCTGGTGGCGCAGCTGCTCTATGGAACGGGGATGCGGCTGATGGAGGGCCTGCGCCTGCGGGTGAAGGACGTGGAATTCGAGCGCCGGGAGATCGTCGTGCGGGACGGCAAGGGCGGCAAGGACCGCGTCACCATGCTGCCGGACCGCCTGGTGGAGCCGCTTCGGGCGCATCTCGAAAAAGTCCGCCTCCTGCACGAGAGCGACCTGGCGGAAGGCTTCGGCGAAGTCTTTCTGCCGGACGCGCTGGCGGAAAAATTCAAGATCGCGCCCCGGGCCTGGGGTTGGCAGTGGGTCTTCCCATCGAGCCTCCGCTCCGTGGACCCGCGCTCAGGGGCCGTCCGCCGCCACCACCTGCAGCCTGAAAGCGTGCAGAAAGCCATCCGGCTGGCCGCGCGCAGCGGCGAGATCGTCAAGCCCGTCACCCCGCACGTGCTGCGGCACTCCTTTGCCACGCACCTGCTCGCGGCGGGCCACGACATCCGCACGGTCCAGGAGCTGCTGGGGCACAAGGAGGTCGAAACCACCATGATTTATACCCATGTGCTGAACCGCGGCGGCAAGGGCGTGCCGAGCCCGCTGGACCAGATCTGCGAAACGCCGCTGCCCTACCAATGCCAACGGGAGCCCCGCTTCGGAAACGGTGAGCCCGGATCTCCCGGATCCCAGGAATTGCCTGGGCTCCCCTTCGCATCGATGGTGCATCCGATGTGGAGAGACACCCTCTTTCCAGATGCGCACGAACCCGTTTGCGTTCCCGGTTGATAGCAGGGGGGTTGGCGCTTTGGGGGGGGGGGGGGGAGGGGGGGGGGGGGGGGGGGGGAGGGGGGGTAGGTGGGGGGGGGGGGGGGGGGGGGGGGGGGGGGGGGGGGGGGGGGGGGGGGGGGGGGGGGGGGGGGGGGGGGGGGGGGGGGCTTCGTGTCTTGGTGGTGAATTTTATCTTTTCGAATGCAAATGCGTATGATTGCCATCCGCCAGGGAAGAGCGCGGACCAAAGGATTAACGAATTGAGCCTCGGGCCAGGCTCCCTGCCAAGGTGCCCCGGACCTTCCGGCCTACTGGAATTCCACCGGCGGATTGCCCTGCCAGGCGCCGCCCATCAGCATCGTCGTCACGGGGACTTCGGGGGTCTTGACGCCGCGGTGGCTCATGCAGGTGTGCTCGGCCACCACCTTCACGCCCCAGGCCGCGGGGCAGAGGTGGGTTTTCAGCGCATCGAAGATCTGCCGCGTCATGCGCTCCTGCACCTGCAGGCGCCAGGCGAAGGCCTGCACCACGCGCACGAGCTTGCTCAGGCCCACGGTGCCGCCCACGCCGGGCACATACCCCACCGTCGCGAGGCCCTGGAACGGCGCCAGGTGGTGCTCGCAGGTGGAGACGAAGGGGATGCGCGCCAGGATCACGGGCACCGGCGCCAGGGATCCGGGCAGCGCCTGCAGCTCCAAAGCCAGGTCAACTTCGTAGCCCGCGGTGCGCTCCGCCCAAAACTCCGCCACCCGCCGGGGCGTGGCCGCCAGTTCCGGCGCGTCCGGATCCAGGCCGAAACTTTCCAGCAGGGAGCGGATAGCGGCTTCGGCTTGGGATTCGTGGAGAGGCATGGGGGAATCCTATGCGAAAATCATAGTGCATTCGATCAACAAACCATCAGGTTCTGGGGACTTCATGAGCGACACCAAAGGCAATTCCAACGAAGTTCCAGGAGTCACCTATGCCGCGTCCGGCGTGGACATCAACCGCCAGGACGAGGCGTTGCGCCGCATCAAGTCCCATGTGAAGGCGACGAAAACGCCCGGCGTGCTGAGCGATCTGGGGTTGTTCGGCGGGCTGTTCGCGGCGAAGTTCGAGGAGGCCCGGCCCATCCTGGTGAGCTCCATGGATGGCGTGGGCACCAAGATGAAAGTCGCGCGGCTGGCGAACGTCTGGGACACGGTGGGCCAGGATCTGGTGAACCACTGCATCAACGACATCCTGGTGCAGGGCGCGCGGCCGCTGTTCTTCCTGGACTACGTCGCGGCGCAGAAACTCGAGCCGGAGATCATCGAGCAGATCGTCAAGGGCATGGCGGAAGCCTGCAAGGCCACGGGCTGCGCGCTCATCGGCGGCGAGATGGCGGAGATGCCGGGCGTCTACGAGGCCGGCGAAGTGGACGTGGCGGGCACCATCGTGGGCCTGGTGGATGAATCGGATCTGCTGCCCCGGCTCGGCCAGATGTTCGAAGGCGACGCGCTCATCGCCCTGCCCTCCAGCGGCCTGCACACCAACGGCTATTCCCTGGCGCGCAAGGTGCTGTTCGAGGTTGAAAAACGCACCGTGGATTCCCTGCTTCCAGCCACGGGAAAAACCGTCGGCGCCTCCCTGCTGGCGGTGCACCGCTGCTACCTGGACCAGCTCCTGCCCTTCGTGAAGGCCAAACGCATCCGCGGCATGGCCCACATCACCGGCGGCGGCCTGACGGACAACCTGCCCCGCGTCCTGCCCAAGCACCTGGATGCGGAGATCGACACAAATAGCTGGGAGATTCCTGGCTTATTCCGCCACCTCATCGAGGCGTCGAAAATGCCCATCGAAGACGCCCGGCGCAGCTTCAACCTGGGCGTGGGCATGGTGCTCATCGCCGGCGAGACCGAAGCCCAGAAGCTGGTGATCGAACTGCGGAACGGCGGCGAGCAGGCCTGGATCCTGGGCCGGCTGGCAAAAGGCGGCGGCAAGGTGGTCTATCGTTGAATAGGGGGAGATGAAAAGGGGGTGGGGGGGGGGGGGGGGGGGGGGGGGGGGGGGGGGGGGGGGGGGGGGGGGGGGGGGGGAGGGGGGGGGGGGGCGGGCGGGGGGCCGCCCGGGGCCGGGGGGGGGGGGGGGGGGGCTCCCTCCGGCCCGCCGGGGGGGGGGGGGGGGGGGGGGGGGGGGGGGGGGGGGGCCCCCCACCGGACCGGCGGGGCGGGGGGGGGGGGCGCGGCCCCCCCCTTCCCTCATCGCGAAATGGACGAGTACCTTCCGAAACCTAGTCCCAGATATGAATACGGGCTTTCAACCCCTAGCGGAGCAAACCAGCAACCGAGGAAGTGATGGAACCCAACATCCTGATCGTCGAGGACGAGCCCTCCATCGCGGACACCATCGCCTACGCCCTGAGCACCGAAGGGTTCCGGCCGAGCCGCACGGGTCTGGGGGAAGCGGCCCTGGCGCTGGTTCTGAAGGGCTCCTTCAAGCTGGTGATCCTGGATGTGGGGCTGCCGGACATCTCCGGATTCGAAGTCTGCCGCCGCCTGCGGACCTTCTCGGACCTGCCGGTGATCATGCTCACGGCGCGCTCCGAGGAAGTGGACCGCATCGTGGGTCTGGAGATCGGCGCCGACGACTACGTGGTGAAACCCTTCAGCCCCCGGGAGCTGGTGGCCCGGGTGCGCGTGATCCTGAGGCGGCTGGACCGCGCCCATCCGCAGGCTTCCTCCACGGCCTTCCGGGTGGACGAGGCCAGGCACCGCATCGAGTTCCGCGGCCTGGCCCTGGACCTCACGCGCTACGAATTCCGGCTGCTGAAGACGCTGCTGGCGCACCCGGAGCAGGTGTTCACGCGGAGCCAGCTCCTGGAGCGGGTCTGGCCCGAAGCCGAGGAGAGCGGGGACCGCACCGTGGACACCCACATCAAGACCCTGCGGGCGAAGCTGCGCACCGTGGACGCCGAAGCCGACCCAATCCAGACGCACCGGGGGCTGGGGTACAGCATTGGCAGGATGTGAGGGAAGCGATGGCGCGGGGTGAGTCAGGGGTTCAAGTCCCAAGTCTCAAGTCCCAAGTCCTGAGTTCAGAGTCGAGAGTCGAGAGTCGAGAGTCCAAAGACTTAAAACTAAAGCCCTAGCGATGAACCTGGACGCGGCCTTCGGCCGCGCGAACAGCAGGTGCGCCAAAGGCGCCGCAAAACCGCTTGAGACTTGAGACTTGGGACTTGAGACTCAGGGCTTGCGACCCGGGACTTGGGACTTGAGACTCCTGCGCGCAGCGTTCCCCGCGCTATCCTTCCGGAGCGCCCATGAGACTCAGCTACCGCATCTTCCTCGGCTTCTTCCTGCTGGTGGGGCTTGCCACCTACTTCGTGCTGCGCATCTTCATGCAGGAGGTCCGGCCCGGCGTGCGGCAGGGCATGGAGGTGGCGCTGGTGGAAACCGCCAACCTGCTTTCGGAAGTGGCCGCGCCGGAGCTGAAGGCTGGAACCCTGGACCGGGGCCACTTCGCGGAAGCCGTGCGCCGCGCTTCGGAGCGCACCTTCCGGGCGCGCATCTGGGACGTGGACCTGCGGAAGGCGGGGCTCCGCGTCCATGTGATGGATGGCAAGGGCATGGTGGTGTTCGATTCCGAGCGGCTCGACCAGGGGCTGGATTTCTCGAGGTGGAACGACGTCCGCCGCACCCTGCGGGGCGAGTACGGGGCCCGGAGCACCCGGAGCGATCCCGCCGACGCGGCCAGCTCGGTCATGCACGTGGCGGCACCCATCCTGGACGAGGGCCGGATCATCGGCGTCCTGAGCGTGGCCACGCCCACCGCCAGCGTGGTTCCCTTCGCCCAGCGCAGCCAGCAGCGGGTGCTGCGGGCCAGCCTGCTCATCATGGCGGTGGCGCTGCTGCTGGGCCTGGGGCTCGCCTTCGCCCTGACCCGTTCGGTGGAGAGGCTCCGGGACTACGCCATGGAGGTGTCCCGGGGCCGCCGGGCCGTCCTGCCGAAGCTGAGCGGGGGCGAGCTTTCGGACCTGGGCAAGGCCCTGGAGACCATGCGCGAAAAGCTCGAGGGCCGGCAGTACGTGGAGCGATACGTCCATACCCTGACCCACGAGCTGAAGAGCCCGCTCTCGGCCATCCATGGCGCGGCGGAACTGCTCCAGGAGGACATGCCCGAGGCGGACCGGCAGCGCTTTTTATCGAACATCCGCGAGCAGGAGGAACGGCTCCAGCGCCTGATCCAGCGCATGCTGGACCTAGCCTCCGTGGAGCAGCGACAGAGCCTGGAACATCCCGCGCGGATTTCGGTGTCGGCGCTCGTGGACGGCGTGCTGGAATCTCTGCATCCTCGCCTGGCCCTGCGAAACCTGAAAGCGGATGCGGATATCCCAGCCGATGCCTTCATCCTTGGAGAATCCTTTCTGCTGGAACAGGCGCTCACCAATCTGCTGGACAACGCCCTGGAATTCTCAGAAACCGGTGGCGTCCTTCGCCTCTCCTTGGAGTCTTCTAGTGGATTCCATACGCTGCTCATCCGCGATTCGGGGCCTGGAATTCCCGACTATGCGCTGGAGAAGATCTTCGATCCGTTCTATTCCCTGCCCCGCCCGGATAGCGGCAAGAAAAGCACCGGCCTAGGCTTGAGCTTCGTGCGCCAGGTGGCGGAATTGCACGGCGGCAGCGTCCGCGTGGGCAATGTGGAAGGCGGCTGCGAGGCGAGGCTGAGGCTGCATAAAGCGTGATTCGTCTAGAAAATCGGAACCGCGAATGACGCGAATCAACGCGAATAAAAGAAATAGGGGTGTCGGTTTGAGAGTAAAAAAAAAAACAAGAGGAAGAAAGGGGCGCGAAGCCGGGGCTAGAAGAGAGGCGGGCGGGCGGGCGCCCGCCCGGGGGCGGCGCGCCCGCCCCGGCCCCGGCCGCGGCCCCCCGCGCCCCCGCGCCCCCCGCGCACGGGCCGAACAGCCAGGGGGGGGGGGGCCCCCGCCTGGTGGTGGTTGGGGCCGCGGGGCATCCAAAGAAAGAGACCCCCGCGGCCCCAGGGGGCGCAGGGGGGGCCCGGCCGGGGGGGGGCCCCGCGGACGCAGGGGGGGGGGCCGGGGGGGGGGCCCCCCGGGGGGGGGGCCCCGCCGCCGGCCCCCCGGCGTCGGGGGGCCGGGGCCCCGGGGGCCCGGCCCGCGCCCGGCGACCCCCCTCGGGGCCCTGGGCGGCCGGGGGGGGGCGGGGCGCCTGGGGGGGGGGGGGGGGTTTGGTGGTTTATTTTTTTTTTCGAATGCAAACTCGTTTGAGAGACCATCGTATTTTTTTCGCGTTCATTCGCGACATTCGCGGTTCCAAAGCTATTTCAAGACTTCACGCTCCCTTCACACACCTTCATCTTCCCTTCGCGGAAGGCATCCAGCCTGGGCCCATTCCTGATGGAGGACATTTATGCGCTGGAACCTGTTCTTGAAAGCTTTCGCGGTGATGGCCATCGCGCTGGTGCTGGTGATCCCGCTCACCATGATCTACGGCCAAGTGGAGGACCGGCACAGGCGCCAGATGGAGGTGGAGGCCAACGTGGCCGGCAGTTCCGCGGGACCCCAGCAGATCATCGGCCCTCTGGTGGTGGTGGACTATTCCATCCGCCTGGAGAAACAGCGCAAGGACGAGAAGACGGGCCTCGTCGTGACCTACGTCGAGGATGAAGCCCGGCAGCGGATCTTCGTCCCAAAGGAGCTGGCCATCAAGGGGGACGCGAAGGTGGAGGAGCGCAACCGCGGCCTTTACAAGGCCCAGCTCTACCACCTGGATTCCAAGCTCTCGGGCCGTTTCGCCATTCCTGCGGACATGGGCCTGGGCGCGGAATGGAAGGCGGCCCGGGGCGCCAGGGCGCACCTGGTCCTGGGCATCTCGGACCTGCGCGGAATCCGCAACCGGCCCGTGCTCCAGTGGAATGCGCACCCTCTCGAATTCGAGCCGGGGGACCTGGCCACCCTGTCCCACGGCATCCAGGTGGCCTTCCCGGAGGCCGCTGCCCTGGAGGGCCGGGAATTCAGCTTTGAAATTCCGCTGGAGCTCACGGGCACCAAGCGATTTTCCGTGGCGCCGGTGGCGGAGCGCACGGAGATGTCGCTGCGGTCGGACTGGCCGGATCCAAGCTTCGGCGGGCGCTTCCTGCCCCTGTCCCATCAGGTCGGACCCGGCGGATTCGAAGCCCGCTGGCAGGTGTCCAGCCTCGCCCGGAACCTACCGAAAATCCTCGAAGGAGGCAAGGAGCGCTTCACCGAAGAAGCCTTTGAAGTCGCCTTCATCCGGCCCGTGAACCTCTACCTGCAATCCGAGCGGGCGGTGAAGTACGGCTTCCTGTTCGTGGGGCTCACCTTCGCGGCCTTCCTGATGTTCGAGCTGCTCAAGCGCCTCCGCATCCACCCCATGCAGTACCTGCTGGTGGGGCTGGGGCTGGCCATGTTCTTCCTGCTGCTCATCAGCCTGGCGGAGCACATCGGGTTCCTGAACGCCTACCTCGCCGCCAGTTCCGCCTGCATCCTGCTGCTGGGCTTCTACCTCGAACATGTGCTGCAAAACCGCCTCCGCGGCTGGGGCTTCGCCGGGGCGCTGGCCCTGCTCTACGGCGTGCTCTACGGCCTGCTGATTTCCGAGGACAATGCCTTGATCATGGGTTCGCTGCTGCTCTTCT includes the following:
- a CDS encoding integron integrase: METPEPQPPRLLEQLRESLRIRHYSLRTEKAYFDWARRYILFHGKRHPRDMGAPEVQAFLTHLAVERQVSASTQNQAKAALVFLYRHVLDLDLPWLVEVIHAQRHPRLPVVLTPSEVRVLLDQLEGTMALVAQLLYGTGMRLMEGLRLRVKDVEFERREIVVRDGKGGKDRVTMLPDRLVEPLRAHLEKVRLLHESDLAEGFGEVFLPDALAEKFKIAPRAWGWQWVFPSSLRSVDPRSGAVRRHHLQPESVQKAIRLAARSGEIVKPVTPHVLRHSFATHLLAAGHDIRTVQELLGHKEVETTMIYTHVLNRGGKGVPSPLDQICETPLPYQCQREPRFGNGEPGSPGSQELPGLPFASMVHPMWRDTLFPDAHEPVCVPG
- the folE gene encoding GTP cyclohydrolase I FolE, which codes for MPLHESQAEAAIRSLLESFGLDPDAPELAATPRRVAEFWAERTAGYEVDLALELQALPGSLAPVPVILARIPFVSTCEHHLAPFQGLATVGYVPGVGGTVGLSKLVRVVQAFAWRLQVQERMTRQIFDALKTHLCPAAWGVKVVAEHTCMSHRGVKTPEVPVTTMLMGGAWQGNPPVEFQ
- a CDS encoding phosphoribosylformylglycinamidine cyclo-ligase, yielding MSDTKGNSNEVPGVTYAASGVDINRQDEALRRIKSHVKATKTPGVLSDLGLFGGLFAAKFEEARPILVSSMDGVGTKMKVARLANVWDTVGQDLVNHCINDILVQGARPLFFLDYVAAQKLEPEIIEQIVKGMAEACKATGCALIGGEMAEMPGVYEAGEVDVAGTIVGLVDESDLLPRLGQMFEGDALIALPSSGLHTNGYSLARKVLFEVEKRTVDSLLPATGKTVGASLLAVHRCYLDQLLPFVKAKRIRGMAHITGGGLTDNLPRVLPKHLDAEIDTNSWEIPGLFRHLIEASKMPIEDARRSFNLGVGMVLIAGETEAQKLVIELRNGGEQAWILGRLAKGGGKVVYR
- the creB gene encoding two-component system response regulator CreB produces the protein MMEPNILIVEDEPSIADTIAYALSTEGFRPSRTGLGEAALALVLKGSFKLVILDVGLPDISGFEVCRRLRTFSDLPVIMLTARSEEVDRIVGLEIGADDYVVKPFSPRELVARVRVILRRLDRAHPQASSTAFRVDEARHRIEFRGLALDLTRYEFRLLKTLLAHPEQVFTRSQLLERVWPEAEESGDRTVDTHIKTLRAKLRTVDAEADPIQTHRGLGYSIGRM
- the creC gene encoding two-component system sensor histidine kinase CreC produces the protein MRLSYRIFLGFFLLVGLATYFVLRIFMQEVRPGVRQGMEVALVETANLLSEVAAPELKAGTLDRGHFAEAVRRASERTFRARIWDVDLRKAGLRVHVMDGKGMVVFDSERLDQGLDFSRWNDVRRTLRGEYGARSTRSDPADAASSVMHVAAPILDEGRIIGVLSVATPTASVVPFAQRSQQRVLRASLLIMAVALLLGLGLAFALTRSVERLRDYAMEVSRGRRAVLPKLSGGELSDLGKALETMREKLEGRQYVERYVHTLTHELKSPLSAIHGAAELLQEDMPEADRQRFLSNIREQEERLQRLIQRMLDLASVEQRQSLEHPARISVSALVDGVLESLHPRLALRNLKADADIPADAFILGESFLLEQALTNLLDNALEFSETGGVLRLSLESSSGFHTLLIRDSGPGIPDYALEKIFDPFYSLPRPDSGKKSTGLGLSFVRQVAELHGGSVRVGNVEGGCEARLRLHKA
- the creD gene encoding cell envelope integrity protein CreD, producing MRWNLFLKAFAVMAIALVLVIPLTMIYGQVEDRHRRQMEVEANVAGSSAGPQQIIGPLVVVDYSIRLEKQRKDEKTGLVVTYVEDEARQRIFVPKELAIKGDAKVEERNRGLYKAQLYHLDSKLSGRFAIPADMGLGAEWKAARGARAHLVLGISDLRGIRNRPVLQWNAHPLEFEPGDLATLSHGIQVAFPEAAALEGREFSFEIPLELTGTKRFSVAPVAERTEMSLRSDWPDPSFGGRFLPLSHQVGPGGFEARWQVSSLARNLPKILEGGKERFTEEAFEVAFIRPVNLYLQSERAVKYGFLFVGLTFAAFLMFELLKRLRIHPMQYLLVGLGLAMFFLLLISLAEHIGFLNAYLAASSACILLLGFYLEHVLQNRLRGWGFAGALALLYGVLYGLLISEDNALIMGSLLLFCALAAVMLATRKLDWYGISQKGEVAGSE